In a genomic window of Pseudodesulfovibrio sp. JC047:
- a CDS encoding acyl carrier protein: MSDVAAKVKEIIVEQLGVSEDEVVEGAAFVEDLGADSLDLTELIMAMEEEFDLEIDDEDAQKILKVSDAISHIEKAQ; this comes from the coding sequence ATGTCCGATGTAGCAGCAAAAGTGAAAGAGATTATTGTCGAGCAACTGGGTGTGTCCGAAGACGAAGTTGTCGAAGGTGCAGCCTTTGTTGAAGATTTGGGTGCAGATTCTCTGGATCTGACCGAACTGATCATGGCCATGGAAGAAGAATTTGATCTGGAAATCGATGATGAGGATGCTCAGAAGATTCTCAAAGTCAGCGATGCCATTTCTCATATCGAGAAAGCCCAGTAA
- a CDS encoding transporter substrate-binding domain-containing protein — MRLSFIVIMTICLALAATPCTARHHVILFGTDAKPPQSWSKDCKPKGIFIDILHAIEMRTDLIFDIHLCPWKRAYLYAKEGRGGIFGLSKTAARLLLFDYSAPVFTDEICLVTLKGKELPYHSIQDLKGKTIGITRGATYGKAFDKAAGTLFSCCCDADPTIRLRMLLAGRTDAAMIGPGYAALHHLTQNDPCLKAHTNKFVLLDTPFSHDLNYIGFHKSMHQDAVLSIINQTIRVLHDDGTIAQIIQKYQNFETSPQPTPHF, encoded by the coding sequence ATGCGTTTGTCATTCATTGTCATCATGACCATCTGTCTTGCCTTGGCCGCAACTCCATGTACGGCACGGCATCACGTCATCCTGTTCGGGACCGATGCCAAGCCGCCCCAATCATGGAGCAAAGACTGCAAGCCCAAAGGAATCTTCATTGACATACTGCACGCAATTGAAATGCGGACTGACCTGATCTTCGACATCCACTTATGCCCATGGAAACGGGCATACCTGTACGCGAAAGAGGGTCGCGGCGGCATTTTCGGATTGTCAAAAACAGCGGCTCGATTGCTCCTTTTCGACTATTCCGCCCCAGTCTTCACCGATGAAATCTGCCTGGTCACGCTCAAGGGAAAAGAACTTCCGTATCACTCCATACAGGATCTCAAGGGGAAAACCATTGGGATCACCCGAGGCGCGACCTATGGAAAAGCGTTCGACAAGGCCGCTGGAACGCTTTTTTCTTGTTGTTGTGACGCTGACCCGACCATCCGACTCAGAATGCTTCTGGCAGGCCGCACTGACGCTGCAATGATAGGCCCGGGCTACGCCGCCTTGCATCATCTCACACAAAATGATCCTTGCCTCAAGGCCCATACAAACAAATTCGTCCTCTTGGACACCCCATTCAGCCACGATCTCAATTACATCGGTTTTCATAAAAGCATGCATCAGGATGCCGTCCTTTCCATCATCAATCAAACCATACGTGTCCTGCATGATGATGGGACCATCGCCCAAATCATCCAAAAATATCAAAATTTCGAGACGTCCCCGCAACCCACGCCTCATTTTTGA
- the fabG gene encoding 3-oxoacyl-[acyl-carrier-protein] reductase — translation MSDMSNVALVTGGSRGIGRTVAERLAADGFEVYLTYVSRPESAEEVVAAIQKSGGKARAFQLDSGDRDAVASFFKEEIKGKVSLEVLVNNAGITRDGLMMRMKNDDWDKVLHINLTGCFVFLKEASKIMGKQRRGRIINISSIVGQMGNAGQANYCAAKAGLLGLTKSAARELAGRGITVNAVAPGFIETDMTAELPEKVVDAMLAQIPLKSLGQSEDIAAAVSFLASSGAGYITGQVLGVNGGMYM, via the coding sequence ATGAGCGATATGAGCAACGTCGCCCTGGTAACGGGCGGTTCCCGTGGCATAGGCCGGACGGTCGCCGAAAGGTTGGCCGCTGACGGATTTGAAGTGTACCTGACGTATGTCAGCCGACCCGAATCTGCTGAAGAGGTCGTTGCCGCTATTCAAAAGAGCGGCGGCAAGGCCAGGGCTTTTCAATTGGACTCCGGTGACCGTGACGCTGTCGCCTCTTTTTTCAAAGAGGAAATTAAGGGCAAAGTCTCGCTTGAAGTGCTTGTCAACAACGCGGGAATCACTCGTGATGGTCTGATGATGCGCATGAAGAACGATGACTGGGATAAAGTCCTCCACATCAATTTGACCGGGTGTTTTGTCTTCCTCAAGGAAGCGTCCAAGATCATGGGCAAACAACGTCGTGGTCGTATTATCAATATTTCAAGTATCGTTGGCCAGATGGGAAATGCTGGACAGGCCAACTATTGCGCAGCCAAGGCTGGCCTTCTCGGGCTGACCAAGTCTGCGGCCAGAGAACTGGCCGGACGTGGAATCACGGTCAATGCCGTGGCTCCCGGTTTTATTGAAACCGACATGACAGCGGAATTGCCTGAAAAGGTGGTTGACGCCATGCTCGCACAAATCCCATTAAAATCCCTCGGGCAGTCCGAGGATATCGCAGCCGCAGTCTCCTTCCTGGCATCATCCGGTGCCGGGTACATCACCGGTCAGGTGTTGGGAGTCAATGGCGGCATGTATATGTAA
- the glyA gene encoding serine hydroxymethyltransferase, protein MEELLIQDPAVAAAIADEVDRQVSKLELIASENFVSTAVRQAQGSVLTHKYAEGYPGKRWYGGCEFVDEIEDLARDRAKELFGATYANVQPHSGSQANMAVYFAACKPGDTVMGMDLSHGGHLTHGSPVNFSGKLFNMVHYGVSKETQTIDYDAVEALAKEHRPTMIIAGSSAYPRIIDFARFRQIADEVGAKLMVDMAHIAGLIAAGEHPSCIEHAHYTTTTTHKTLRGPRGGMILASEDLEQELNSNIFPGIQGGPLMHVIGAKAVAFGEALSPGFVEYQQQVVRNAKQLAVSLQEAGYKLVSGGTDNHMMLMDLSEKDYTGKDAQIALDKAGITANKNTIPFETKSPFQTSGIRLGTPALTTRGMIEEDMIVVSEAIVAALNNMNDDKALKAISEEVEEFAREFPIFAW, encoded by the coding sequence ATGGAAGAGCTGCTTATCCAGGATCCGGCAGTTGCAGCTGCCATTGCCGACGAGGTCGATCGTCAGGTTTCCAAACTTGAACTGATCGCAAGTGAAAATTTCGTGTCAACGGCCGTGCGCCAGGCACAGGGGTCGGTTTTGACCCACAAATATGCTGAAGGCTACCCTGGTAAACGGTGGTACGGCGGCTGTGAGTTTGTGGACGAGATTGAAGATTTGGCCCGTGATCGTGCCAAGGAATTGTTCGGTGCCACCTATGCCAACGTGCAGCCTCATTCCGGATCACAGGCCAACATGGCCGTGTATTTTGCCGCGTGCAAACCCGGTGACACCGTGATGGGCATGGACCTGTCTCATGGTGGCCATCTGACGCACGGCTCTCCGGTCAATTTTTCCGGCAAGCTGTTCAACATGGTTCATTATGGCGTGTCCAAGGAAACCCAGACCATTGATTATGATGCGGTTGAAGCCCTTGCCAAAGAGCACAGGCCTACCATGATTATTGCTGGTTCCTCCGCCTATCCGCGGATCATTGATTTTGCCCGGTTCCGCCAGATCGCCGATGAAGTCGGTGCCAAGCTCATGGTAGACATGGCCCACATCGCCGGTTTGATCGCAGCTGGAGAGCATCCGAGCTGCATCGAGCACGCGCACTACACGACCACCACGACACACAAGACCCTGCGTGGTCCTCGTGGCGGCATGATTTTGGCGAGTGAAGACCTTGAGCAGGAATTGAATTCCAACATTTTCCCTGGCATCCAAGGTGGCCCGCTCATGCACGTCATTGGTGCCAAGGCCGTTGCCTTTGGTGAAGCGTTGTCTCCCGGATTCGTGGAATATCAGCAGCAGGTGGTCCGAAATGCCAAACAGCTCGCTGTGTCCTTGCAGGAAGCAGGGTACAAGCTGGTGTCCGGTGGAACTGACAACCACATGATGCTGATGGATTTGTCCGAAAAGGACTACACTGGCAAAGATGCTCAGATTGCTCTGGACAAGGCCGGTATTACCGCCAACAAGAATACGATTCCCTTTGAGACCAAGTCTCCGTTCCAGACCTCGGGTATCCGTCTCGGTACTCCGGCTCTGACCACTCGCGGCATGATCGAAGAAGACATGATCGTGGTGTCGGAGGCGATTGTTGCGGCACTGAATAACATGAACGACGACAAGGCACTCAAGGCCATTTCCGAAGAAGTGGAAGAATTCGCTCGCGAATTCCCGATTTTTGCTTGGTAG
- the ftsZ gene encoding cell division protein FtsZ, whose product MEYFEIEHESNAKIKVVGCGGGGGNAVNNMIQSALKGVKFIVANTDHQDIDKSLAEHKIQIGEKLTKGLGAGANPEIGRSAAMESMDQIREALDGADMVFITAGMGGGTGTGSAPVVAQVAKELGALTVGVVTKPFYFEGKRRLEQADEGARALSEVVDSIITIPNDRLLQLAAKKASFSDMLKKADEVLYYAVKGIADLITVHGLINLDFADVKAAMSSSGMALMGTGIASGETRAKEAAMKAITSPLLEDVSIEGAKGVLINITCGPDMLIDEVSEAADIIYKEAHDDAEIFFGTVFDPDAGDEMRITVIATGIETILEETEPVLSKAEQQKLLLLGKPRGMEQSAPSQSRRSGHQKVLNTDRNIPAYLRKAGGELNTTEAPSMQQRRRVVAGPGEEEFIFEEDNLEVPAFIRKNVD is encoded by the coding sequence ATGGAATACTTTGAAATCGAACACGAAAGTAATGCCAAAATCAAAGTCGTCGGTTGCGGCGGCGGTGGTGGCAATGCGGTCAACAACATGATCCAATCCGCGCTCAAGGGCGTGAAATTCATTGTTGCGAACACCGACCACCAGGACATCGACAAATCTCTGGCCGAACACAAGATTCAGATCGGTGAAAAACTGACCAAGGGTCTGGGCGCGGGTGCCAACCCGGAAATCGGCCGTTCTGCGGCCATGGAATCCATGGACCAGATTCGCGAAGCACTTGACGGAGCGGACATGGTCTTCATCACCGCAGGCATGGGCGGCGGCACCGGCACCGGCTCTGCCCCAGTCGTTGCACAGGTCGCCAAGGAACTCGGCGCGCTCACCGTTGGTGTCGTGACCAAACCATTTTATTTCGAAGGCAAACGTCGTCTGGAACAGGCTGACGAAGGTGCCAGGGCCTTGTCCGAGGTCGTGGATTCCATCATCACCATCCCCAACGACCGCCTGCTTCAATTGGCCGCCAAAAAAGCCTCGTTCTCCGACATGCTGAAAAAGGCCGATGAAGTACTGTACTACGCCGTCAAGGGTATTGCCGACCTCATCACGGTCCACGGTCTCATCAACCTTGACTTCGCTGACGTCAAAGCCGCCATGTCCAGCTCAGGTATGGCACTGATGGGTACGGGCATCGCCTCTGGCGAAACCCGTGCGAAAGAAGCCGCCATGAAAGCCATCACCAGCCCGCTGCTGGAAGATGTGTCCATCGAAGGTGCCAAAGGCGTGCTCATCAACATCACCTGTGGTCCGGACATGCTCATTGACGAAGTCTCCGAAGCCGCAGACATCATTTACAAAGAAGCCCACGACGATGCCGAAATATTCTTCGGAACGGTCTTTGATCCCGATGCGGGCGACGAAATGCGCATCACTGTCATCGCCACCGGCATCGAAACAATTCTGGAAGAAACCGAACCAGTCCTGAGCAAGGCGGAGCAGCAAAAGCTCCTGTTGCTCGGCAAACCGCGCGGCATGGAACAATCCGCACCGTCTCAGTCTCGCCGGTCCGGGCACCAAAAAGTGCTGAATACCGACAGAAACATCCCCGCGTATCTGCGCAAGGCCGGAGGCGAGTTGAACACGACAGAAGCCCCGTCCATGCAGCAACGTCGTCGGGTTGTCGCCGGTCCCGGAGAAGAAGAATTCATTTTCGAGGAAGACAATCTCGAAGTCCCAGCCTTCATTCGCAAGAATGTAGACTAG
- a CDS encoding radical SAM protein translates to MSKRTLYYGVSEPDAPVLGGRLPVALAVPGGDKAAISTLGWQAVYRTLTEEPGLAVERVFPDKLGLTDGAEPKTRESQSPLSSFPVIAWSITFEEDFLSLPRTLRAAGVPPLAAERPSLPLVIAGGPIAFLNPAPIAPFIDLFWVGEADTKFLQFMDTLKRLIFDGKDKEAILETVKDMPGIYAPGRSKTPVKRLTSGPTGTLNDPAFSCFISGHAAFRDTMLLEVNRGCPYGCRFCAAGYIYRPPRLAKMDELKRIVELADPPKVGLVGTALTDWPDLVPFLKWLHSKKKKFSLSSMRADGITEELLVYLRERGIRTITLALEGASERLRRMMSKKLDTQDFLDAVRLCARYGVNHLKIYLIVGWPGETDADYDELEAFLHEIVRIRSEEPGGRKKHLMRITVGISSLVPKPFTPFQWAPMMDTASLDARMKQLTHMAKPFKGLTLQHDSPFQARLQGLLARGGEELAEFIQLAADHGGWKKALKRWNGDPSQILDRERGKDEPFPWEVVDIGVKREFLYKEWEKAKIAKVSPKCPSKPCAQCGMCGMERST, encoded by the coding sequence ATCTCTAAGCGAACCCTGTATTATGGCGTCAGCGAACCTGACGCACCCGTCCTCGGTGGCCGACTGCCAGTCGCACTGGCCGTCCCCGGAGGCGATAAAGCAGCCATATCCACCCTTGGGTGGCAGGCTGTCTATCGCACACTCACCGAGGAACCCGGCTTGGCCGTAGAACGTGTCTTCCCCGACAAGCTGGGATTGACCGATGGCGCGGAACCGAAAACACGTGAATCACAAAGCCCACTATCCTCATTCCCTGTAATCGCCTGGAGCATCACGTTCGAAGAGGACTTCCTCAGTCTTCCTCGAACGCTCCGGGCAGCGGGCGTTCCGCCTCTTGCGGCGGAACGCCCTTCTCTTCCACTGGTCATCGCCGGTGGCCCTATCGCCTTTCTCAACCCAGCCCCGATCGCCCCATTCATCGATCTTTTCTGGGTAGGAGAAGCCGATACGAAATTTCTGCAATTCATGGACACCCTGAAACGGCTTATTTTTGACGGCAAGGACAAGGAAGCAATCCTTGAAACGGTCAAGGACATGCCGGGTATCTATGCACCAGGCCGATCAAAAACCCCGGTCAAACGTCTCACTTCCGGCCCGACCGGTACGCTGAACGACCCTGCGTTCTCCTGCTTCATCTCGGGCCATGCCGCCTTTCGCGATACCATGTTGCTGGAAGTCAATCGGGGATGCCCGTATGGATGCCGCTTCTGTGCCGCCGGGTATATTTACCGCCCACCCCGCTTGGCCAAAATGGATGAGCTGAAACGGATCGTGGAACTCGCTGACCCACCAAAGGTCGGCCTTGTCGGAACCGCCTTGACCGATTGGCCCGACCTGGTTCCGTTCCTCAAATGGCTGCACAGCAAAAAAAAGAAATTTTCGCTCTCGTCCATGCGTGCCGACGGCATCACCGAAGAATTGCTGGTCTATCTCCGAGAACGCGGTATCCGCACCATCACCCTCGCGCTGGAAGGTGCGTCGGAACGACTGCGGCGCATGATGAGCAAAAAACTCGACACGCAGGATTTTCTTGACGCGGTCCGACTCTGTGCCCGATATGGCGTCAACCATCTGAAAATTTACCTCATCGTTGGCTGGCCCGGCGAAACCGATGCGGACTATGACGAACTCGAAGCCTTTCTCCATGAAATCGTCCGAATCCGCTCCGAAGAACCCGGTGGCCGGAAAAAACATCTCATGCGCATCACTGTCGGAATCAGTTCACTGGTCCCGAAGCCGTTCACTCCGTTCCAATGGGCACCGATGATGGACACAGCGTCTCTTGATGCCCGCATGAAACAACTCACCCACATGGCCAAACCATTCAAGGGATTGACTTTGCAACATGACTCTCCCTTTCAGGCACGCCTGCAAGGACTGCTCGCCCGAGGTGGCGAAGAGTTAGCCGAGTTCATCCAACTCGCCGCAGATCATGGTGGATGGAAAAAAGCCCTGAAACGGTGGAATGGTGACCCGAGCCAAATTCTCGATCGAGAACGCGGAAAAGATGAACCGTTTCCCTGGGAGGTCGTCGATATTGGCGTCAAACGGGAATTCCTTTACAAAGAATGGGAAAAAGCGAAAATCGCCAAAGTCTCCCCCAAATGTCCGTCAAAACCGTGCGCCCAATGCGGCATGTGCGGCATGGAACGAAGCACGTAA
- the fabF gene encoding beta-ketoacyl-ACP synthase II, whose translation MNRVVVTSVSAITPLGNDVDTSWNNLLAGKSGVGTITKFDASDFATQIAGEVRGFDPTGFIGKKEARRMELFTQYAVCCSKMLLESAGWTVPESERARVGTVIGVGLGGLHSIEEMHTKLLKKGPGRISPFFIPILIANMAAGQVSIEAGAMGPNICTTTACASGTHGIGVAYTDIAMGRVDAMICGGSESTITPLGVAGFNAMRALSVRNDEPELASRPFAVDRTGFIMSEGCGLLLLESLEHAEARGAEILAEVVGFGASGDAHHMTAPPEDGAGMAYAMEAAIREAGIDPSEVDHINAHGTSTKLNDLCETRAIKKVFGDHAYNINITANKSQTGHLLGAAGGVEAVFSVKTLHEGIIPGTINQDNPDPECDLDVCADGPRKVQANYVLSNSFGFGGTNACMLFKRFTR comes from the coding sequence ATGAACAGGGTTGTTGTTACCAGCGTTTCCGCCATTACCCCACTTGGCAATGATGTTGATACCAGTTGGAACAATCTGCTGGCCGGTAAGTCCGGCGTCGGCACGATAACCAAATTTGACGCCTCGGACTTCGCTACGCAGATCGCGGGTGAGGTAAGAGGTTTCGATCCGACAGGATTTATCGGCAAGAAAGAAGCGCGTCGCATGGAGCTTTTTACGCAATATGCGGTGTGTTGTTCGAAAATGTTGCTGGAATCCGCCGGATGGACCGTTCCCGAGTCTGAACGCGCTCGGGTCGGAACCGTCATTGGTGTCGGACTGGGGGGACTGCATTCCATTGAAGAAATGCATACCAAGCTTCTGAAAAAGGGGCCGGGTCGCATCTCCCCGTTCTTCATTCCCATTCTTATTGCAAACATGGCCGCGGGGCAGGTTTCTATCGAAGCCGGAGCCATGGGACCCAATATTTGTACAACCACGGCTTGTGCGTCCGGGACGCATGGGATTGGCGTTGCCTATACGGATATCGCCATGGGTCGAGTCGATGCCATGATCTGCGGTGGATCTGAATCCACCATCACCCCGCTTGGGGTGGCTGGGTTCAATGCGATGCGGGCTTTGTCCGTGCGCAACGACGAACCGGAACTTGCGTCTCGTCCCTTTGCTGTGGACCGGACAGGTTTCATCATGAGTGAAGGCTGTGGCCTGTTGTTGCTTGAATCCCTGGAACACGCCGAAGCGCGTGGTGCCGAGATTTTGGCAGAGGTGGTCGGTTTTGGCGCGTCGGGTGACGCCCATCACATGACCGCACCGCCGGAAGATGGCGCAGGCATGGCCTATGCCATGGAAGCAGCCATTCGCGAAGCGGGTATCGATCCCTCTGAGGTCGATCATATCAACGCACACGGCACCTCGACCAAATTGAATGATTTGTGTGAGACCCGAGCCATCAAAAAGGTTTTCGGTGATCATGCGTACAATATCAATATTACCGCAAACAAGTCGCAGACCGGGCATTTGCTCGGAGCGGCCGGTGGTGTGGAGGCGGTCTTTTCCGTCAAGACATTGCATGAGGGGATTATCCCCGGCACCATCAACCAGGACAATCCGGACCCGGAATGTGATCTGGATGTTTGCGCTGACGGACCGCGAAAGGTTCAGGCCAATTACGTCTTGTCGAACTCGTTCGGCTTTGGCGGCACAAACGCCTGTATGCTTTTCAAACGATTCACACGATAG
- the plsX gene encoding phosphate acyltransferase PlsX: MKAPRIAVDAMGGDYGPRIVVPAAVEAAREGVAVVLVGDQPLIERELADLNTAGLDISIVHASQVVEMDDKPADALRRKKDSSIQVACRLVKNGEADGVVSAGNSGASVACGMFILGRIKGVLRPALAGILPTEKDPVILIDVGANVDSKPQHLAQFGLMADVFARYVLEMKDPSVGILSIGEEEGKGNAAVREAFDLLRKSELRFIGNVEGRDIFTGEVDVVVCDGFVGNVALKLSEGLARSLSHILKDELKSSWLSKLGTLLSFRAFKRFKKVVDYAEYGGAPLLGLKDIVIVAHGKSNELAVINCIRMAATFVRNNANAHLAEGLAAHAALASKAGTSDKSAA, from the coding sequence ATCAAGGCTCCACGGATAGCCGTGGATGCCATGGGGGGCGATTATGGCCCTCGAATTGTTGTACCCGCTGCGGTTGAAGCCGCACGCGAAGGTGTTGCTGTTGTCCTTGTTGGCGATCAGCCGCTCATTGAGCGGGAGCTTGCCGATTTGAATACCGCCGGGCTGGATATTTCAATCGTCCATGCTTCACAAGTTGTGGAAATGGACGATAAGCCTGCGGATGCGTTGCGACGCAAAAAAGATTCGTCCATTCAGGTGGCATGCCGCCTGGTTAAGAATGGCGAAGCTGATGGCGTTGTTTCTGCTGGAAATTCAGGTGCTTCTGTTGCCTGTGGCATGTTTATCCTTGGCCGTATCAAAGGGGTTTTGCGTCCGGCTCTTGCCGGGATACTCCCCACGGAGAAGGATCCTGTGATTCTCATTGATGTGGGAGCCAATGTCGATTCCAAACCGCAACACCTTGCACAATTCGGTCTGATGGCCGACGTCTTTGCTCGATATGTTCTGGAAATGAAGGACCCGTCTGTTGGCATTTTGTCCATCGGCGAGGAAGAGGGCAAAGGAAACGCTGCTGTGCGTGAAGCCTTTGACCTGTTACGGAAATCCGAACTTCGTTTCATCGGAAATGTCGAAGGCCGTGATATTTTCACCGGCGAAGTCGATGTCGTTGTCTGTGATGGATTTGTTGGCAACGTGGCCCTGAAATTGTCCGAAGGATTGGCCCGGTCTCTGAGCCATATTCTCAAGGATGAGTTGAAGTCGAGTTGGCTCTCCAAACTCGGAACACTCCTGTCTTTTCGTGCATTTAAGCGATTCAAGAAAGTCGTTGATTATGCGGAATACGGTGGTGCGCCATTGCTTGGGTTGAAGGATATTGTCATCGTTGCTCATGGAAAATCCAATGAGTTGGCGGTAATAAATTGTATCCGTATGGCCGCGACTTTTGTTCGCAACAATGCAAACGCCCATCTGGCTGAAGGGTTGGCTGCACATGCCGCCTTGGCCAGCAAGGCAGGTACAAGCGACAAATCTGCCGCTTAA
- a CDS encoding DUF177 domain-containing protein yields the protein MFELWIPISDSADDGREFTYDDQTLWRAGWKEFSMPVKPGKDLVAMYSLLPQSDKGVLVRGTLKGSVNIRCDRCAAFFELPIDATFDAFEQLPDEEYDEEPRIREENGQLQLDLGSVLWEEFAVALPFKPLCSKDCKGICPGCGKDLNTSECECEPEEGDERLAVFRNLKIK from the coding sequence ATGTTTGAATTATGGATACCAATAAGTGATAGTGCCGATGACGGCAGAGAGTTCACCTATGACGACCAGACGCTGTGGCGTGCGGGGTGGAAAGAGTTTTCCATGCCTGTCAAGCCAGGGAAGGATCTGGTGGCGATGTATTCCCTTTTGCCGCAATCCGATAAGGGCGTGCTTGTTCGTGGAACCTTGAAAGGGTCCGTGAATATTCGCTGTGATCGTTGTGCCGCTTTTTTCGAATTGCCCATTGACGCAACGTTTGATGCCTTCGAGCAGCTTCCCGATGAGGAATATGACGAAGAGCCACGCATTCGTGAGGAAAATGGTCAATTGCAGCTTGATTTAGGCTCCGTGCTCTGGGAAGAATTCGCCGTTGCACTGCCGTTTAAACCGCTGTGTTCAAAGGATTGTAAGGGTATTTGTCCTGGTTGTGGCAAGGACTTGAATACGTCCGAATGCGAATGTGAGCCGGAAGAAGGCGACGAAAGACTTGCGGTTTTCCGCAACTTGAAGATAAAGTAA
- a CDS encoding beta-ketoacyl-ACP synthase III: protein MMNFILRGFGSYAPERILTNADLEKIVDTTDEWITTRTGIKERHIAADGETTSAMAFEASKKALADAGIEPAELTHIVFGTFTPDSVIPSAACRLQEKLGIKGQMCVDVQAACSGFLYALQSARGYLCLEPESKVLVVTSEILSRRMNWEDRATCVLFGDASGATVLTGGEVADGPQVLDVMLAADGSLGDLLTVNGGGSAYSYALGDTVGPEYFVEFQGREVFKHAVRNMTTMCEAILERNGLAKSDVDVLITHQANMRIIDAVGRRFNIPEERVFVNIQKYGNTSAASVPVALDEAVKSGFIKKGNLVLTPTFGGGFTWGAALIQF, encoded by the coding sequence ATGATGAACTTCATCCTACGCGGCTTTGGCAGTTACGCTCCCGAGCGTATACTGACCAACGCTGATCTCGAAAAAATCGTCGATACCACAGACGAGTGGATAACCACCCGTACTGGCATCAAGGAACGGCATATCGCTGCCGATGGTGAGACAACGTCCGCAATGGCGTTTGAAGCCTCGAAAAAAGCGTTGGCCGACGCGGGTATCGAACCTGCCGAATTGACCCATATCGTTTTCGGAACTTTTACCCCTGATTCGGTCATTCCTTCAGCCGCGTGTCGCTTGCAGGAAAAACTGGGTATCAAAGGACAGATGTGCGTGGACGTCCAGGCCGCCTGTTCCGGTTTCCTGTACGCATTGCAGTCTGCGCGAGGGTATTTGTGCCTGGAGCCGGAGAGCAAGGTGTTGGTGGTCACCAGTGAAATTCTGTCTCGCAGAATGAACTGGGAAGACCGTGCGACCTGTGTGCTGTTCGGTGATGCGTCCGGTGCGACCGTGTTGACCGGCGGCGAAGTGGCAGATGGTCCCCAGGTGCTGGATGTTATGTTGGCTGCGGATGGATCGCTTGGCGATCTGTTGACAGTCAATGGTGGCGGTTCGGCCTATTCATACGCCTTGGGCGATACGGTTGGGCCAGAATATTTTGTTGAATTTCAAGGACGCGAAGTCTTCAAACACGCGGTGCGCAACATGACGACCATGTGTGAAGCCATTCTGGAACGCAACGGGCTGGCCAAGTCTGATGTGGATGTCTTGATTACTCATCAGGCCAACATGCGTATCATTGACGCAGTGGGTCGCCGGTTCAATATTCCGGAAGAACGCGTTTTCGTGAATATTCAGAAATACGGCAACACTTCGGCCGCGTCCGTGCCTGTGGCGTTGGACGAGGCCGTCAAGTCCGGTTTTATCAAGAAAGGCAATCTGGTGTTGACTCCCACTTTTGGTGGCGGTTTCACTTGGGGTGCTGCATTGATACAATTTTAG
- the rpmF gene encoding 50S ribosomal protein L32, whose protein sequence is MAVPKKKTSKSRKGMRRSHDKVAAPNVIYCECGEPTLPHRVCAACGTYKGRQVVSNDDA, encoded by the coding sequence ATGGCAGTCCCCAAGAAAAAGACATCCAAGTCCCGTAAGGGTATGCGTCGTTCCCATGATAAGGTCGCCGCTCCGAACGTTATTTACTGCGAGTGCGGCGAGCCCACTCTGCCCCATCGCGTTTGCGCCGCCTGTGGCACCTATAAGGGCCGTCAGGTAGTCAGCAACGACGATGCCTAG
- the rpmB gene encoding 50S ribosomal protein L28, whose protein sequence is MSQVCDICGKGPQSGNNVSHSHIKTKRRFMPNLQKVRHQLESGQVVSIKVCTRCIRNGAVVKPVARKKTDA, encoded by the coding sequence ATGTCACAGGTTTGCGATATTTGTGGAAAAGGCCCTCAGAGCGGCAACAACGTCAGTCACTCACACATTAAAACAAAACGTCGCTTCATGCCCAACCTGCAGAAGGTTCGTCATCAGCTCGAGTCCGGACAGGTCGTCAGCATCAAAGTCTGCACCCGCTGCATCCGTAACGGTGCGGTGGTCAAGCCTGTTGCTCGCAAAAAAACCGACGCCTAA